The Zingiber officinale cultivar Zhangliang chromosome 2A, Zo_v1.1, whole genome shotgun sequence genomic sequence gcctctacattcttcttctctaaatcggagatagccgtgttcttccgctcggtcgccaggcttatcttgcgatccagTGATTTATTCACGCGATCAAGTTCGGCCAGATtgtgagcctggtcggccgtcttcttccgttcagcctccaacagatcttgggtctttttgagctccttctaaagctcggcatatgaagggccttgggatggagcgccgcccgaactctgtagccttttgagctcctcgtccaccatggcaagccgattggagacagcaatctcctccaccaaTCTCTGACAAAATAAAAATTGTtagtagccgatcggaaagaatgtgtAAAGGACTTAAGAAAATGCACTTACCCCGGcggcctgttgcatgtggctattggccaagttgctgagtggaatcatcgccacacgcgcccgagcgtcggcccacatttcggctaagggccccttcattgtgatcatgtgctcgggcacggttggtCGATCGACCGGTCGAGAGGTGAAGTGAGACTCGGAcggtgcggcgccgaccgggggtcgtctgggcggaagcctAAGAAGGAGCGGAAGCCGGCGCAAAAAACTAGGACAAAATTGTAGAACGATGAACttggcggggagcgggcggaaagacgctgactggaacgacctcaagagggtccgcagacgcgtcaagttgggagggagtccgatcgaACGAAATCGCCTCGATCTTTGGAGCTTTGCCGCGAGCGGCTGCGGTGGCCCGTTCGGACGGCTGGACAGCGGATGTGGCCGAccgaaggggagtctccactcggcgcctcttttgtcgaagaggCCGCTCTTCTTCTTGAGCagagccttcctcccggacggaaggctcTTGGCTAACAGTTGCTCCCGCCGCctgctccgggagagaagcctgagcggccgaccctTGTTGAGTGGCACTCTCTccctcatgcgagccgaccggctcaatgccgaGCACTTCCATCTCCTTAGCAGCTGCGGCCTcaagcgccgccgcctttctcttcaaaataccagccatcaccgactccatgacaatattaGCTGCaagggaaaaaggagaaaatcagttagcaatcaaggtaAAGGTACGAGTAAAATTCTTAcggaagccgctcgggaggggggttctgatcgggctcaagccgaatatgtacataaccccttctggaaggaatttgttgatgtcgaccttcagaccggctaacatgttggcagcgtgaagatagtccggccgggtcttgaaccttttgagttATGGGGAGAGAGGATGTCCGACCTGCCATTGCGTTCGGAAGGtggcccgctcgggaaggcgaatataaaagtagaattctttccaatacttattggaagaaggtagtttattgaagaaaactaaaccgggccgagcctggaacatgtaagtgcccggctcagattgtttagggtagtagaaatagtagaaaacctccggtcggaggggaatgttatggattttgaatagGACAACAacaccgcatagaaggcggaaagtgttgggaactacgcttccgagcggaacaccgaaaaaattacaaacgtcaatgataaagggatgaattggaaatcgcagaccgactgtgaactggtcgcggaaaacacaaaaagctccgcgcggcggtttgtgtggccaaGCGGAAGGAGTGGGTAAGATAAGTTCGAGGTCGGAAGGAATGTCAAAATTATCTATCAGAATATCGACTTTGCGTCGATCGAAGCGAGACTCCAtagtagtataccatgggcctagggcttggtcttgaggttgggaagagctagccattgtccgagcggacgaaaccaaaaaagacgaaagaggataaaaggaagaagatggcaacgAAACAGTACCCAGAGGACcaaaacttgggaaagaaatgcaaagaaaaccaCAGAACCAAAGATAGAGCAGAGGAAGAGCTTTACAGAGAAGAAGGAGGATCGAAGAAAGAACGCCGGAGATCGTCGGAGAACAGAAGAACAGGGTCGCCGGAGCAATGAAACGTTGAAGCTTCTGGGCACGCAagagcagaaatgcggcgaagacggagaaagcgaaggctttatagggctgAGCCCGAGCGACCTCCACCGTTGGATGCAGGTCACAAGAACCAaagcacgcatcgggccgtcCGTTTCACatcgcctcggtctcgtcgcctgtgacgccgccgccgtacgctgacggcagcaatgccacgtggcattccgcCACAAgagagcatttaataagcgccttatcgaggcgtagagcgcgtgcttggccttaatgaCAGAGATTGGCGCAACTTCCTAGGAGATCCGAGGGATGGTGGCGTTGACTAAGGCCGTAGTTACCGCCACATCTGCTgagcggaggatggtttcttggaaGAGCCGCTCGGCGAAAcaatcgtccagtcagtcggactaatcgcctccttcgactagacttgaaggggaggcaagtgatccagcaGTAAGGACGAGGGCCCCCCTTAagaggagtcaacgccacgtagaaGTCAAAAGGTCAAacgaccgaccggagaagggtggacCGATCGGCCGAATGGGGTCTAAACGGAATCAAGGAACCCGACggggaagtcggggttccgacgctcatgggtaACAGGGTCgcctggccgagcgggtagcccgctcggccgaggcagaAAACAGCAATACTGTGAAACAGTTAACCGAGCACACGACCGGGAGTCTACCGAGCGGACCAACACCTACAACCGACCGGATGAGAGGGGTCTGCCGACCGGACGGACGCTCGGTatggggtaagaagagacaaaaggacaagggaacatcttctgataacggatatgttcaacgaccaggccatacgcagggtCTTATGACGaaaggttccgctgtcccatcagagaggtgttcggactgtagcagtatggtgtcaggcaagctcctctgacaaacccatactgaggtatggtaagatgacacgtattcgccttggtatgtgtgcatgagcttCTCCCtcgctctatataagggtcctcattcttcaccggaggtacgcattctctaagattgggagccacttctttgttgtccacttgcctgacctgagcgtcggagggtcgtcgctgggaaccccttcccggcccgacttctttgcaggttcgccggaggtccgtacgaccagttgtagatccacatcagcagttcggagagctccacgtgcccagcgtccgttgattcagcgttcggacaagaTCATCAATGTTTCTAATTCTTCatttaattttacattttacatTTTAGTTTTATCAATGTCTACTAGTAGACATGCATGGtctttctttgattttatatatttggTCCTAATTTGTATAATGATCTATTTAACATCTTGATAGTATCATACAATTGATCGGAGGGCATGAATCTTGCCTCACTTATCGTGTCAGATTAGTCAGTAGAAGCTCACCCTTCATCGACACTCTCTTCCGATGTGGTTTCGTTGTCTTTTTCTTGGTGACTAGTCATTAGTACTAGACTGGTGTATTACTCCATCTAGGACTCGAATGACGAAAATTCGCTCCATATCATCTTGAGGTTTTTGTGCTTAGACTTCTGTGATCATTTTCCCtttacttttccttttctttttgacTTTGGGAAGTTGTCTTTGATGTATCCTTTTTCTAGGTAGTGATAGTATCAAACTTTCTTTTTACCTACTAGAAGCTTCTTGGTCTATATctcattaaatttattagttttaaaaaatttattaaacttcCTTAGAACATAGGCTTTTTCATTTTCGTCGAGGGAAGACTCCGAATCCGGTTCATACTCCTTGGCTTGCAATGTTTGATTCTGATTCGGCTCCTTTTCCTTTCTTAGTCCTACATAGCTTGACTTGTGCAATTTAAAAGTGgagaataaactttctaaactacttatctCGAGGTCCTTGGAGATGTAATAGGAGTCCACTATAGACGTCCATTCGGGTGTTCTCGAAAatacatttaaagcataccttactAAATCCTGATTATAAACCATTTCTCCGAGGTTGGTGAGTCCGATGATCACCTCTTTGATCTTTGTATGTAGTTGAGTCACCTTTTCTCCATTTTCCGTTTGGAGGTTCATTAGCTGATTTTAAAGCAGGTCCCATCTTGCTAGCTTAACCTATGATGTTCCATCATAgagctctaggaacttctctcaaAGTTCTTTGACAGAGTCATAAATACCGATCCAACTGACTTCTTGGGGTGATAGTATGCTCAACAGATGAAACTCTGCATTACCATTGGCCACAAAGTCAGTTTGCTCATTTTTGCTCCAAAGAtgctctttcttttcttctttgtgcTGATGTTTGGGTGCTAAAAGATCGTATTTAATTGTTAGCAGAATATCAAAATTGGTTTTAAAGAATGACTTCATTCAGTGTTTTTATAACGTGAACTCCCGTTGAACTTCGATGGCTGCATTGCAACAAAAATAGCTTTTCGCAATGCGTAAATTCACTTTTCCCGACATGCATTGCATGCTGTATAATTAAAAGCTATTGAAAGTCTTAGGTTATTAATAGCATGCTTTACGCGTTGCGGATATTATTATCTATAGCGCGCAACACACATCGTGAAAAATAATATCCACAAAGCACAATGCACGCCCGGAAAATAATATCCGCAGCATGCTTTGCGTGTTACCAAAAATAATATTCGAGGCATGCAACACGTTGCATGTTGTGGATATTATTTTTCGCAACGTGCATCACATACTGTAGATATTATTTTCTACAGTGTGCATAATACATGTTGTTATTATTGTAATCCGCAGCGTGCAAATATACACTATTGATGTTCTTATCTATATTAAAAAATACATTTCATTGATGAAAACAATAAATCATATTTTTATAACAAATTTGgtgtaaatttaagtttaattcacACACAAAAGTCATAAAAGTCATTATTTTTCATCACACCAAAACAAAAGGTATGAAGATCCAAAGCAAAATATAAAATCTCTAACAAACTAGCtattacataacaacaattaaactTTCAATCCACATAAATAAGTAGAATATatatcaatcacacaatactataaatttagataatcatgcAACTATGCTTCCTATTGCGTCATTGAAAAACTGCATCTCATCATTTGATTGAATTAGGTCCACCTTTTTCACCAAAATcttatcaacccaaactttccaacattATCCACTAAGAATAATGTAATGTACTTTTGTGTTTGGATCTATGGATGGAATTCAACCTTCTACAACAACTAATTCATCAATAGACCAATGAAACAACTTATATTTAGTATTAGTATGGATATTTCCATGATCACATTCTTTAACTTTGACTgtaaataaataatacaaagttATTAATTCAACCATGTCTatttttgtaataattttgtggtttagaaatacataattttaagataattaccTTAGAAATATAGCCAAAATTACCACTTTTATTTGCACCAATattgatattgttggtgcaatttacactaacgtcctaactcaagttttgatgaatgataagtaagttaagttagattctatTATGATCTAACCACATGgttaaagtccaaataggtcgacggaTCGACCGAATATCTGACaaaaaatctagctaggtcaacgagccgaTCGGATAATTGGTACGAAGTCCATATAGGTCGACAAGCTGATCATAtatttggcgagaagtccagctaggttaacggctgaccggatagctgccctgaagtccagacaggtcaacgggctgaccagatgtttgaaaaattggtaagttaaggtaagtcactagaggagagtgactaagtgaggacgcatcccggttGAAGGGACATTAGACGtcggtctagtttaggtccatttggggtCCCTatactgagaccttgactagttcctggtattgagaggacaggaactaatcactactctttattattaattattattatcctAATACTTATGTTACAgattatttggactaacattgttttgtagAGCAAAATtgtcttcggatgaacagtaatcgaaggcaccttcaagcagtgaagacgccttcgtactgttcatagaaggcgccttctatggctatggaagacgccttccgcaGGATAAATTTTTGACTTTGTCGCGGATGAGTGTCGAGCTGTTCGGGATCAAGTTTCATAGGTTGGAGGTCCCTTCAAcgcccatggaaggtgccttccaagccctATATAAGATAGGCTTGAGGAAGCTTCAAGATAACACAGATATATGAACTACTACGCATTCGATTAGGCTTTTGACTATTTCTACTTCCTGCTGCTACTCTAGAAAGTCCGTCTGCCTTCGAGCTACGCTTCTGGGACGTTTGATCATCTCCGACAGACCAACAACAACACACTGAACTCTCCAACTTATTGGTAACCTGTTATTAGTGTTGTAATTTTTAATTCTGTTGCTTTAAAAGGGAAGTGTATGTTGTTACACTGCCCCCATTCTTGTACTCGATtttctcttccggaggtaccatAAGTGGCTTATAGTGAATTACCTATCGATAGGTTCatgagacctgggtcttggagtaagagtcaccgaaggctccgaaccaagtaaaccgctcgTGTTTTTTTGGTGTTGTTTATTTTTTTCTGCTGCATTCATAtacttcaaattttaaaaagataagaagagcttttgaaaaccacgtgattcacccccctttcACGTTTGAtggatccaacaagtggtatcagagcaagttttctctgaattggtgcaaccaccaatccaGCTAGGagaatcattttttttcttttttgcattctatttgaattggtaacacttcacctattcagataattttttgtttgattttaacttgaagttggtgcaacacctctcaaGTGCTTTTATATTTCTCTATCTTAAACTTTGCTaatcccaagactaagtcttggcaCCTCTTTTAATTTTCGATCTACAGCTATGAAATGGCCGAAAACGAAGGATACAGCATCATccatcctcccctcttcaacgatGGTGACTTCCCGTACTAGAAGAAGTAGATGGAGGTGTACTTGAAAATGGAATTCAACCAGTGGTTCAacgtcaccaaaggatacaaagCACCAATGGACAGCGCCGAAATTCCAATGGACCCAAACAATTGGAATatggaaatgaagaaaaaagcaCAAGTTGACTTCAAATtcctcaacacaatccagtgcgggCTAACCAAAGAAGAGCTAAACCGCGTCGACCCTCAGGAAAATGCCAAAGAGAtatgggacaaactcatagaactacacgagtGGACCAACGACGCAAAGGTAATGAAAAGAGACTTATATCTAAATAAATTGTTCAATataaaaaatgcaggaaggtgagactgtcAGTCAGCTGCACTCAAGGATAAAAGATATTCTCAACGGACTTCACACCATCGGTCACCAGATAGAGAATCGAGATTTAATTAGGTATGCTGTAAAcgtgtttcctcgaaatgcactgtgagCATCCATTATTaatgcctataagattttgaagaatttatcaaaattaaaattagatgaattattttatgaattagagctacacgaatagactaatgccaaaatcgagaaaggtattgcccttATTGCAGGGACATTAAAAGAAAAGTCCAAaaccaaacctaaacctaaaattgagtctgaccaagactcagaggatgaagaacacctggtgaacctggtaagaaagatgttcaccaggagaaagaagaatttcagcaaaaaggatctataaaagatcaactccacctccaatTCTAACAGCAAGAAtatgacctgcttcggatgcaacaagaaggggcactataaGATCAACTGCCTGAATCTGAAGAAAAGGAAGGCCCTCAAAGTGACGTAGTATGAATCATCCGGAGATGAATCTGATGGTGGAGAACCACagcacaccaactacctcacGCTGATGGCTTATGAATCAGAATGGGAGAATGAATCAGAAGATGGG encodes the following:
- the LOC122043745 gene encoding uncharacterized protein LOC122043745 is translated as MEVYLKMEFNQWFNVTKGYKAPMDSAEIPMDPNNWNMEMKKKAQVDFKFLNTIQCGLTKEELNRVDPQENAKEIWDKLIELHEWTNDAKEGETVSQLHSRIKDILNGLHTIGHQIENRDLIRYAVNVFPRNAL